The sequence below is a genomic window from Coffea arabica cultivar ET-39 chromosome 8e, Coffea Arabica ET-39 HiFi, whole genome shotgun sequence.
ATTACTTGTATACTTCAtttgcatcaatttttttttctaactctttacaaacaaaatcaACATTCTTTGACCAATACAAAAGCAAGAACGAATATGTATAATTAAAATTAGTGAAGGAAGGCTAATAGACAATACTCTGTCAAACTAAATGTCCTTAATTCACTAGACTCTAATGAAAAACTAGACTAAGtgcaaaattagaaaaattctaaatcaaactaaaattaaagcaaatCCAAGCTGTAAATCCCTCCTAAATGCCCACAGTTGTCTCAGTTCATTCTTCGCCACAACCTTAATCCAGTTAGAGATCAATGCAAAGTTGTAACTTATTTTACCATCTTTTTTACCCATCTCCCATCGTCTCAGGTTCATTCTACCTTCATCAAGGGATGGATCAACAAAAATGGCATCAATTCCAAACTTCTGGTTAGGATCCCAAAAACGAGCCTGCTCCTCAGGAGTCAGAAACCCACTCTTGATCTGCTTAAATGGCACCAGCAGCCTACTGAAATGCGTGTTCACATCAGTGTCTGTTAACACCTTTTGAAACACAAATACAATGCTTTCCTCTGAACCCCCAAATTCCAAAATTCTGTTCTTGAATTTCTCTGGAATGGTACTGATAGTTGATTTTGATGGTCCATCAGGATATCCAGGCTTACTTTTTGCTTTCTTGGAACGCGGCATCTCTATTTCTTGATGATCAGTACTATTTTCTTCGCTGGGTGATCTCAGTCTCTTCGATTGGGGTTTCTTGATTATATCCCCATACGAGAACAGAACGTGATTGCCATCATCTTCTTGATGTTTGTCTTCAAAATCAAACTGGGATATTGCTGAAGGAAGTTCCTCGGACAATAATGTGTGGTTGGAGCCAGTCTTCCTTCTGAACGATCTTTTCCCTTTTGTGAAATTGACTTCAATTTTACCAGCAAAACCATTGTCCATTGATGAttcctctgtttctttttcagcaagaagtttcaagaaagtGGAAAGATTTCGCCtgagtttcctttctttttcctcctcctCCAATCTGATCCTCTCTACTTCCGCAACTGCAACCAAGATATCAAATTTACCCCAGTTCGGGTACAGTTCAATACCCGAATAATCAAGACGGCGTTCATCATCATTACTACTGCTCTTCCCCATCTCTTTATTCAATTCTTCCTTCTTTGAGTTTTCAACGACTGGAATTGAAAACCCTTTTTCAAGAATCAACAACCAAACTCGAGAACACTTGCTTAATCGAAAAAATAAACACTGAGAATTCAACTTATCAAGAATAAACTAAATGTTCTTCCTTTCTTTACTGTACTAGTAATTATAAAAGAATTAACCTTCCTACTAAATGGTAACTGTGGTTTGATGTACTTTGGAAAGTGATTCCTTGCGGAATTGGGAAAGAGAGGACCTACTTTCCTATGTTGGGATTTGGCCAATTAGCCGTTGTAGCGGCTTTTAGTTGCCGCACAAGCTCCGGTTGAACTGACCTATATGTTGGTGGTTTCTTTGAATAAGATTACAAGCCAATTATTGGCATAAACAATGGCTTACATAAGTCCATATCGCTTTAGTATAGTACTTTAACCTCTAAACTACAATCAGTAggcatttttttctttgttaattATCCGTGAAAGATAATATTGATTATTTGGGAAAATCTTTTAATTCCACGACccatagccttttttttttaatttgtggtGATGTATTGTATGCAAAATAAAATCATGATCCGAGAAAATGAAAGTTGAC
It includes:
- the LOC113722498 gene encoding putative B3 domain-containing protein At5g35780; this translates as MGKSSSNDDERRLDYSGIELYPNWGKFDILVAVAEVERIRLEEEEKERKLRRNLSTFLKLLAEKETEESSMDNGFAGKIEVNFTKGKRSFRRKTGSNHTLLSEELPSAISQFDFEDKHQEDDGNHVLFSYGDIIKKPQSKRLRSPSEENSTDHQEIEMPRSKKAKSKPGYPDGPSKSTISTIPEKFKNRILEFGGSEESIVFVFQKVLTDTDVNTHFSRLLVPFKQIKSGFLTPEEQARFWDPNQKFGIDAIFVDPSLDEGRMNLRRWEMGKKDGKISYNFALISNWIKVVAKNELRQLWAFRRDLQLGFALILV